AGCCATTTGATTAAAAGCAGAAGCCAGATGACCAATCTCATCTTCCGTAGTTACTTCTGTCTTTATGGAAAAGTTGCCCCGTTCAATTTCTTTCGTCGCTTTGGCCAGCCGGGCAACCGGCCGGATGATAATGGACGACAAGCGGGTGGCGAAAAGCGAAGCGAGGCTGCAAAGGATTAACGTGATGATGAAAAATTCATTAATATTCTTGTTTAATAATTTCTGCGTGGTTTTTTCCAGCATACCAACCCGGACAAAGCCGATGGAGCCTGCTTCAATGGGGACAATAATTTCGCGCACCAAGCCTTCATTGCTGTTATATTTAGCGATTTGATAGCCCTCCGGGGTGGCATTATCTAAAGCAATGGGCGGTGTAAAGGCTATTTTGGCCGGTGAAGACTTGGGTGTATTGGCCAGGCCTTGTGGGAGAAGTCCGGAGAACGTATGGGCTAGGACCCGGCCATAGGAATCGGTAATTAAGATATAGCGAATGTCGTCATTGTTGTTTTTAGCCTTATTTAAACGGTCAAAGAGGGCGTAATGATCATCCAGTAAAATATCATTGTTGCTGAGACTGGCAATGTAGGTTGCTACTTCCGCTCCCCGTTTTTCCATTTGATAATTTAAAAGCCGTTCGGTGGTTCCGATCATGATGACACCGATAATGATGCTGAATAAGAGTAGAATACCGATAATGATCGCATTGATTTTATAATAGATACTGATTTTTTGCAATTTAATCATGGCCGTGCACCTGTCCGCTTGTAGAGCTTTCGCAAGGGATCATATAAATCGGGAGCGGGGGGGATAAACCGGTCAATAACCAGTTTTTGCATGGCTGCCGCCGTTTCCGGATCTTGATGCATGCTCAAAAAGATACGGCGTAATTCTTCTTTTTGTTCCGGCGGAACCCGTTGGCTGATAACAACCGGGCCGGTAGGTGCCGGCTCCATAGAGGTGATAATGCGAACATTGCCTGCCAGTTCCGGATTACGAACTTTAACATACTCATAAATTTGGCTGTCGAAGCTGGCACCATCG
Above is a genomic segment from Propionispora vibrioides containing:
- a CDS encoding HAMP domain-containing sensor histidine kinase, which encodes MIKLQKISIYYKINAIIIGILLLFSIIIGVIMIGTTERLLNYQMEKRGAEVATYIASLSNNDILLDDHYALFDRLNKAKNNNDDIRYILITDSYGRVLAHTFSGLLPQGLANTPKSSPAKIAFTPPIALDNATPEGYQIAKYNSNEGLVREIIVPIEAGSIGFVRVGMLEKTTQKLLNKNINEFFIITLILCSLASLFATRLSSIIIRPVARLAKATKEIERGNFSIKTEVTTEDEIGHLASAFNQMAATLEQKKQENNRLLEELRTKEALRAVLMNKLYTIQEEERKRISRELHDETNQSLASLLAYMKVLLSKLTDEHQKTLLLGARDVAVNVLEGLRKMAVELRPPILDDLGIIAAMEKYIQTFRNQHLMEVSFLTPAVPPLLSNEISLALYRILQESLTNIAKHAQATQVYITLSYYENKVTLMIEDNGKGISTEALEKAHKNGRLGIYGMKERAELLGGNFEFETTTGQGTLITVQLPMRLE